One Stenotrophomonas sp. SAU14A_NAIMI4_5 DNA segment encodes these proteins:
- a CDS encoding TonB-dependent hemoglobin/transferrin/lactoferrin family receptor: MKLQPSLLALAVATSLAVPALARAATLEADSTLDTIQVTETRKKSDNQNVTTLSAKNLQQQGAQSMEDAIRYVPGVEMVDLGRAGFNGFNIRGMEADRVSITLDGLSFPQSMDPGTYQPYEFFRSGRGSVDLEAVKTVEIIKGADAITAGSGALSGAVMFTTKDPADFLKASGNDSFGSVKYGYTGSSDENMGSLTLANRTGRFESLLVYTKRDGHETESWYDTTIDRLGPGRRTPDPVDRESDNLLFKVNFLATDTQTLGVVYERARSTNDVDNWTRSDGTGSYFFRSAEDRSDRDRYGLKYTWRADNALFDSMEATADYQKNYIQGQTNVLVANGTAATYGTRCSTTDPCSRQENRWDTQKRNRVALDFDKSLEAAGLRHDIVYGAAWQQAKIHWNSVDSRWGNDGSLFTRDTDPSLWPDTRETDLTAYVRDRVRLLDDRLSLTGGLRYDSYKYTPETSAGGNGQSGYEDDAGSVGVSKFSSPTWNLGAEFKFTDTQSLWVQGGRGFRAPGVNDMYGSASSTDYTRVSDGATVSLPDGRSNPDLDAERSLNLEMGWRFQSDRLRVGVSVFRDKYSNFIDTAQYLADEGIQYRNSRGVVSNGYTYTMPINRGDVEVKGVEAEGMWLLADDWLARVAYSYNEGTDNDGEPLASIIPAKAVGGLTYNAPSRRWSVTANITHQQRKDPSDYGKSITNGSYGVEVVPVYAYKAREYTLLDVFGSYAITPKINLTAGVYNVFNKEYYLWNRVRTAGAGTAIFQGATSPDGIGRWSQPGRNVRLTLSYDFL, from the coding sequence ATGAAACTGCAACCCTCACTGCTGGCCCTGGCCGTCGCCACCAGCCTCGCCGTGCCGGCCCTCGCCCGTGCGGCCACGCTTGAAGCCGACAGCACCCTCGACACCATCCAGGTGACCGAGACGCGCAAGAAATCCGACAACCAGAACGTCACCACGCTGTCGGCCAAGAACCTGCAGCAGCAGGGAGCGCAGAGCATGGAGGACGCCATCCGGTACGTGCCCGGCGTGGAAATGGTCGATCTCGGTCGCGCCGGTTTCAACGGCTTCAACATCCGCGGCATGGAAGCCGACCGCGTGTCCATCACCCTGGACGGCCTGAGCTTCCCGCAGAGCATGGACCCGGGCACCTACCAGCCCTATGAATTCTTCCGTTCCGGCCGCGGCAGCGTCGATCTGGAAGCAGTGAAGACGGTGGAGATCATCAAGGGTGCCGACGCGATCACCGCCGGCAGCGGTGCGCTCAGCGGCGCGGTGATGTTCACCACCAAGGACCCGGCCGACTTCCTCAAGGCCAGCGGCAACGACAGCTTCGGTTCGGTGAAGTACGGCTACACCGGTTCCAGCGACGAGAACATGGGTTCGCTGACCCTGGCCAACCGCACCGGCAGGTTCGAGTCGCTGCTGGTCTACACCAAGCGCGATGGCCACGAGACCGAATCCTGGTACGACACCACCATCGATCGCCTTGGCCCGGGCCGCCGCACGCCCGATCCGGTCGACCGCGAGAGCGACAACCTGCTGTTCAAGGTCAACTTCCTGGCCACCGACACCCAGACCCTGGGCGTGGTGTATGAGCGCGCCCGCTCCACCAACGATGTCGACAACTGGACCCGCAGCGATGGTACCGGTTCGTACTTCTTCCGCAGCGCCGAAGACCGCAGCGATCGCGACCGCTACGGCCTGAAGTACACCTGGCGCGCGGACAACGCGCTGTTCGACAGCATGGAAGCCACCGCCGACTACCAGAAGAACTACATCCAGGGCCAGACCAACGTGCTGGTGGCCAACGGCACCGCGGCCACCTATGGCACCCGCTGCTCGACCACCGATCCGTGCTCGCGCCAGGAAAACCGCTGGGACACGCAGAAGCGCAACCGCGTCGCCCTGGACTTCGACAAGAGCCTTGAAGCCGCCGGCCTGCGCCATGACATCGTCTACGGTGCCGCCTGGCAGCAGGCGAAAATCCACTGGAACTCCGTGGACTCGCGCTGGGGCAACGATGGCAGCCTGTTCACCCGCGATACCGATCCGTCGCTGTGGCCGGACACCCGCGAGACCGACCTGACCGCCTACGTGCGTGACCGCGTGCGCCTGCTCGACGACCGCCTCAGCCTGACCGGCGGCCTGCGCTACGACAGCTACAAGTACACCCCGGAGACCTCGGCCGGTGGCAATGGCCAGTCGGGCTACGAGGACGACGCAGGCAGCGTCGGCGTCTCCAAGTTCTCTTCGCCAACCTGGAACCTGGGCGCCGAATTCAAGTTCACCGACACCCAGTCGCTGTGGGTGCAGGGCGGCCGCGGCTTCCGCGCGCCGGGCGTGAATGACATGTACGGCAGCGCGTCCAGCACCGACTACACCCGCGTGTCCGACGGCGCTACCGTGTCGTTGCCCGATGGCCGGAGCAACCCGGACCTGGACGCCGAGCGCAGCCTGAACCTGGAAATGGGCTGGCGCTTCCAGAGCGATCGCCTGCGCGTTGGCGTGTCGGTGTTCCGTGACAAGTACAGCAACTTCATCGACACCGCCCAGTACCTGGCCGACGAAGGCATCCAGTACCGCAACAGTCGCGGCGTGGTCAGCAACGGCTACACCTACACCATGCCGATCAACCGCGGCGACGTGGAAGTGAAGGGCGTGGAAGCCGAAGGCATGTGGCTGCTGGCCGATGACTGGCTGGCCCGCGTGGCCTACTCGTACAACGAAGGCACCGACAACGACGGCGAGCCGCTGGCCAGCATCATCCCGGCCAAGGCCGTGGGCGGCCTGACCTACAACGCGCCGTCGCGCCGCTGGAGCGTCACCGCCAACATCACCCACCAGCAGCGCAAGGATCCGTCGGACTACGGCAAGAGCATCACCAACGGCAGCTACGGCGTTGAAGTGGTGCCGGTCTACGCCTACAAGGCGCGCGAGTACACCCTGCTGGATGTGTTCGGCAGCTACGCCATCACCCCGAAGATCAACCTGACGGCCGGCGTCTACAACGTGTTCAACAAGGAGTATTACCTGTGGAACCGCGTGCGTACGGCGGGTGCAGGTACCGCGATCTTCCAGGGTGCAACCAGCCCTGATGGCATCGGCCGCTGGTCGCAGCCGGGCCGCAACGTGCGCCTCACCCTGAGCTACGACTTCCTGTAA
- a CDS encoding DUF2271 domain-containing protein: MTSFSNLLLATCVTLCGLHAGSASAAELHRDDVLGTSLDLRIDAPAAQAAAAQRAALAEIERLDAVLSRWRADSELSRFNASNAPQQLSGDLRAVLRLCEEWRARTEGLFSCRLGTLARRWRQAQESGALPTREELRALASAAANADVSLDDRAPVTRPQAVVFDVVALAKGYIIDRALAAARAAAPAATAIGLDIGGDARYWQASGAGQPWPVGVADARAPRDNRPVLATVALRSQAIAASGHATRGYTVGRRQYSHILDPWSGWPMQFAPSATVVAPDASSADALATALSVMPIRSGLELADAMPDVAALILSDTGTAFASQRWPALLAATDGAATAPEQLVIDYQVPNLASERYHAPYLAMWIAREDGSPVRQLLVLGERSRYLQDLPQWWRHYGRDDLPAIQGIARPTRMPGRYSVAWDGRDDRGQALPPGAYRVQVEAARQGGGHEFLSVPFDTGQGGGLPAKAQGSSEIGSLQVSRP, from the coding sequence ATGACGTCCTTTTCCAACCTGCTGCTGGCGACCTGCGTAACGCTGTGCGGACTGCATGCCGGCAGCGCCAGCGCTGCCGAACTGCACCGCGACGATGTGCTCGGCACCTCGCTGGACCTGCGCATCGACGCACCTGCAGCGCAGGCGGCGGCTGCCCAGCGTGCGGCGCTGGCCGAGATCGAGCGACTGGATGCCGTGCTCAGCCGCTGGCGCGCGGACAGCGAGCTCAGCCGCTTCAATGCCAGCAACGCGCCGCAGCAACTGTCCGGCGATCTGCGCGCCGTGCTGCGTCTGTGCGAGGAATGGCGGGCACGTACTGAGGGGCTTTTCAGCTGCCGCCTGGGTACGCTGGCACGGCGTTGGCGGCAGGCCCAGGAGAGCGGCGCGCTGCCGACGCGCGAGGAACTGCGCGCATTGGCATCGGCTGCGGCCAATGCCGACGTCAGCCTTGATGACCGCGCGCCGGTGACCCGTCCGCAGGCAGTGGTGTTCGATGTCGTTGCCCTCGCCAAGGGTTACATCATCGATCGCGCCCTTGCCGCCGCGCGTGCAGCGGCACCTGCCGCCACCGCGATCGGCCTGGATATCGGCGGCGATGCCCGTTACTGGCAGGCCAGCGGGGCAGGGCAGCCCTGGCCGGTGGGCGTGGCCGATGCCCGCGCACCGCGTGACAACCGGCCCGTGCTCGCCACCGTGGCGCTGCGCTCGCAGGCCATCGCGGCCAGCGGCCATGCGACTCGGGGCTACACGGTGGGCCGTCGCCAGTACAGCCACATTCTCGACCCCTGGTCGGGCTGGCCCATGCAGTTCGCACCGTCGGCGACGGTGGTGGCGCCCGATGCGAGCAGCGCCGATGCGCTGGCCACTGCGCTGTCGGTGATGCCGATCCGCTCCGGGCTGGAACTGGCCGATGCGATGCCGGACGTCGCCGCACTCATCCTCAGCGACACCGGTACCGCCTTCGCCTCGCAGCGCTGGCCGGCCCTGTTGGCGGCCACAGACGGTGCAGCCACTGCGCCTGAGCAGCTGGTCATCGATTACCAGGTGCCCAACCTCGCCAGCGAGCGCTATCACGCGCCGTATCTGGCGATGTGGATCGCCCGCGAGGATGGCAGCCCGGTGCGCCAGCTGCTGGTGCTGGGCGAGCGCTCCCGCTATCTGCAGGATCTGCCGCAGTGGTGGCGCCACTACGGCCGCGACGATCTGCCGGCCATCCAGGGCATCGCCCGGCCGACCCGCATGCCCGGGCGCTATTCGGTGGCCTGGGATGGTCGCGATGATCGCGGCCAGGCGCTGCCGCCGGGTGCGTACCGCGTGCAGGTCGAGGCCGCGCGGCAGGGCGGGGGGCACGAATTCCTGTCCGTGCCGTTCGATACCGGCCAGGGCGGCGGTCTTCCCGCCAAGGCGCAAGGCAGCAGCGAGATCGGCAGCCTGCAGGTCTCCAGGCCCTAG
- a CDS encoding EF-hand domain-containing protein gives MKTTVLASACVAALLLSSAVSAQTAPGPRPLVGGHGNNVLAFIAEHDDNGDGRVTWDEFETFRRTRFDATDTDKNGTIEEAEYVAEFDARVAAEIERERAAQVEQTKARFAALDTDRNGQVSRAEFDAAGEKTWQGGQKALASKGADAKAAPQREAKTAAGAQRFDNQQRSRLGMPTSHTAAGFLELYDENGDGKVDRAEYQRVRDAQFARTDSSGDGQLSLDEYLAEFETRVDRRIDALDQGGDRQVHVRFGVLDGDKDGHMTFAEYQVSGKRLFETADRNKDGVVDAADAKVPAPAPRR, from the coding sequence ATGAAAACCACCGTGCTTGCCAGTGCGTGCGTTGCCGCGCTGCTGCTTTCTTCCGCTGTCTCCGCACAGACCGCGCCCGGCCCGCGTCCGCTGGTGGGAGGCCACGGCAACAACGTGCTGGCCTTCATCGCCGAGCACGATGACAACGGCGATGGCCGCGTGACCTGGGACGAGTTCGAGACCTTCCGCCGCACCCGCTTCGACGCCACCGATACCGACAAGAACGGCACCATCGAAGAAGCCGAATACGTGGCCGAGTTCGATGCCCGCGTGGCCGCCGAGATCGAGCGCGAACGCGCCGCCCAGGTCGAGCAGACCAAGGCCCGTTTCGCTGCGCTGGACACCGACAGGAATGGCCAGGTCTCGCGCGCCGAGTTCGATGCCGCCGGTGAGAAGACCTGGCAGGGTGGGCAGAAGGCGCTGGCCAGCAAGGGCGCGGATGCCAAGGCCGCACCGCAGCGCGAAGCGAAGACCGCGGCCGGCGCGCAGCGCTTCGACAACCAGCAGCGCAGCCGCCTGGGTATGCCGACCAGCCACACCGCGGCCGGCTTCCTCGAGCTGTACGACGAGAACGGTGACGGCAAGGTCGACCGCGCCGAGTACCAGCGCGTGCGCGATGCGCAGTTCGCCCGCACCGACAGCAGTGGCGATGGCCAGCTGAGCCTGGATGAGTACCTGGCCGAGTTCGAGACCCGCGTGGACCGCCGCATCGATGCGCTGGACCAGGGCGGCGACCGCCAGGTGCACGTGCGCTTTGGCGTGCTGGACGGTGACAAGGATGGCCACATGACCTTCGCCGAGTACCAGGTGTCGGGCAAGCGACTGTTCGAAACCGCCGACCGCAACAAGGATGGCGTGGTCGATGCGGCCGACGCCAAGGTGCCGGCACCCGCACCGCGCCGTTGA
- a CDS encoding tetratricopeptide repeat protein — protein MPYIGIGLHFIAAIYFAVHAIRSGQSLYWLLLLFSFPLLGSLVYFVAIYLPEIRHSHGARQVVHSAKQFIDPGKGLRNARAELDRTPTVQNRVRLGMELLGSGQAEEARTLLEQAASSPLGDDPYILTGLARARLESGHAALAVETLEGLFARHPDVRRKPEQTLLYAQALADSNAPAARAAFERAVECGNDAAARCLYAEWLLAQPDAADREKSRSLFASILDDARHWSRHARSHNAPWLERAKARMKELERAR, from the coding sequence ATGCCCTACATCGGAATCGGACTCCACTTCATCGCGGCCATCTACTTTGCCGTGCATGCCATCCGCTCAGGCCAGAGCCTGTACTGGCTCCTGCTGCTGTTCTCGTTCCCGCTGCTGGGCAGCCTGGTCTATTTCGTGGCGATCTATCTGCCGGAAATCCGCCATTCACACGGTGCCCGCCAAGTGGTTCACTCGGCGAAGCAGTTCATTGACCCAGGCAAGGGCCTGCGTAATGCGCGGGCAGAGCTTGACCGCACGCCGACCGTGCAGAACCGCGTGCGCCTTGGCATGGAGCTGCTGGGTTCCGGCCAGGCCGAGGAGGCCAGGACGCTGCTGGAACAGGCCGCCAGCTCCCCGCTGGGCGATGACCCCTACATCCTGACCGGCCTGGCGCGTGCGCGGCTCGAGTCCGGGCATGCCGCGCTTGCCGTGGAGACGCTGGAAGGTCTGTTCGCCCGCCACCCGGATGTGCGCCGCAAGCCCGAGCAGACCCTGCTGTACGCGCAGGCCCTGGCTGACAGCAACGCCCCGGCCGCCCGGGCGGCCTTCGAACGTGCCGTGGAATGCGGCAATGATGCTGCGGCGCGCTGCCTGTACGCCGAGTGGCTGCTGGCCCAGCCGGATGCGGCGGACCGCGAGAAGAGCCGCAGTCTGTTTGCCAGCATCCTGGACGACGCTCGGCACTGGTCGCGCCATGCGCGCAGCCACAACGCGCCGTGGCTGGAGCGTGCCAAGGCGAGGATGAAGGAGCTGGAACGGGCGCGTTGA
- a CDS encoding putative sulfate exporter family transporter, translating into MNRPLSPTPSWIQHHYAGLLLTAAVAAVALVLGHWLPLVGGPVFGIVLGIVLKNLLAPGSRFDAGIRFGGKQVLQWSIIALGFGLSLGEVLKTGMSSLSVTLVTMSVAFLSAWLLGRWLRVDGKMTVLIGVGTAICGGSAIAAVTPILKPDDHETAFSISTIFLFNLVAVLLFPLLGHLMHMSDLGFGLWAGTAINDTSSVVAAGYAYSDLAGGYATIVKLTRSTLIIPVCLVLTVVMAALAKRRSNTAGSAGGFNLGAIFPWFILWFLVASGVRTAGWVLDAALPALHTLAEVLIVFALSAIGLSANLRRMAATGIRPILLGLGVWVTVATSSLVVQYFIGQL; encoded by the coding sequence ATGAACCGCCCGCTCTCCCCCACCCCGTCCTGGATCCAGCACCATTACGCCGGCCTGCTGCTGACGGCCGCCGTCGCCGCCGTCGCACTCGTGCTGGGGCACTGGCTACCACTGGTGGGCGGTCCGGTGTTCGGCATCGTCCTCGGCATCGTGCTGAAGAACCTGCTCGCGCCGGGCAGCCGCTTCGATGCCGGCATCCGCTTCGGCGGCAAACAGGTGCTGCAGTGGTCGATCATCGCGCTGGGCTTCGGGCTCAGCCTTGGCGAGGTGCTGAAGACCGGCATGTCATCCCTGTCGGTCACCCTGGTGACGATGTCGGTGGCCTTCCTCAGCGCCTGGCTGCTCGGACGCTGGCTGCGCGTGGACGGCAAGATGACCGTGCTGATCGGCGTGGGTACGGCGATCTGCGGTGGCTCGGCGATTGCCGCGGTCACGCCCATCCTCAAGCCCGACGATCACGAAACGGCGTTCTCGATCTCCACCATCTTCCTGTTCAACCTAGTGGCGGTGCTGCTGTTCCCGCTGCTGGGCCACCTGATGCACATGAGTGACCTGGGCTTCGGCCTGTGGGCGGGCACGGCCATCAATGACACCTCGTCGGTGGTGGCCGCCGGCTACGCCTACAGTGATCTGGCAGGCGGCTACGCGACCATCGTCAAGCTGACCCGCTCGACCCTGATCATCCCGGTGTGCCTGGTGCTGACCGTGGTGATGGCGGCGCTGGCGAAGCGGCGCAGCAACACCGCAGGCAGTGCGGGCGGCTTCAATCTCGGCGCGATCTTCCCGTGGTTCATCCTGTGGTTCCTGGTGGCATCGGGCGTGCGTACCGCGGGCTGGGTACTGGACGCCGCGCTGCCAGCGCTGCACACGCTGGCTGAAGTGCTGATCGTGTTCGCGCTGTCCGCCATCGGCCTTTCCGCCAACCTGCGGCGCATGGCCGCCACTGGCATCCGCCCCATCCTGCTGGGCCTGGGCGTATGGGTGACCGTAGCGACCAGCAGCCTCGTGGTGCAGTACTTTATCGGGCAGCTCTGA
- a CDS encoding DUF4198 domain-containing protein encodes MKTLSLLAAAALAMAASLPAHAHTPYLVPSNFAPRAGQTVAIDASFAETFFVPETAFDDSQFTVTGPDGKQAPLASQVMKTRTVAEYTLPAGTGTYRLSTGPRLGALFRTWEQNGKRESSRDPAVKIPTGAKVISDFQSLTQADSYVTVGNPDRAALAPRNKGVELVPVTHPNDLYVGETFDFIVQYDGKPLADQAVEVTEAVWSSDRTPQVVNLKSDAAGHVRLPLSAAGTWIALTRHRTAAPAGAPVAEYSNSVTLSFRVLNP; translated from the coding sequence ATGAAGACTCTTTCCCTGCTCGCCGCCGCCGCGCTGGCGATGGCTGCATCCCTGCCGGCACACGCCCATACGCCCTATCTGGTGCCCAGCAACTTCGCGCCGCGTGCAGGGCAGACCGTTGCCATCGACGCCTCGTTCGCCGAGACCTTCTTCGTCCCTGAAACCGCGTTCGATGACAGCCAGTTCACCGTGACCGGCCCGGATGGCAAGCAGGCGCCGCTGGCCTCGCAGGTGATGAAGACCCGCACCGTGGCCGAGTACACGCTGCCGGCAGGCACGGGCACCTACCGCCTCAGCACCGGCCCGCGCCTGGGTGCGCTGTTCCGCACCTGGGAACAGAATGGCAAGCGCGAGAGTTCGCGCGACCCGGCGGTGAAGATTCCGACCGGTGCCAAGGTGATCTCCGATTTCCAGTCGCTCACCCAGGCCGACAGCTACGTCACCGTCGGCAATCCCGACCGCGCCGCGCTGGCGCCGCGCAACAAGGGCGTGGAGCTGGTACCGGTCACCCATCCCAACGATCTGTACGTGGGCGAGACCTTCGATTTCATCGTGCAGTACGACGGCAAGCCGCTGGCCGACCAGGCCGTGGAAGTCACCGAGGCGGTGTGGAGCTCGGACCGCACGCCGCAGGTGGTCAACCTGAAGAGTGATGCCGCCGGGCACGTGCGCTTGCCGCTGTCCGCAGCCGGCACCTGGATCGCGCTGACCCGCCACCGCACCGCTGCGCCCGCCGGCGCGCCGGTGGCCGAGTACAGCAACAGCGTCACGCTCTCGTTCCGCGTGCTGAATCCCTGA
- a CDS encoding response regulator transcription factor, translating to MPTLLIADDHPLFRAALHRAAEEAVTDLQISEADSLDSVLETLERQSIDLMLLDLHMPGNHGLAGLATIRALQPGLAIIIVSANEEPQVIRRAIDLGAAGYLPKSSGLSELQLALQSVLEGERWIPAILREPVARVAPFSKDADLAARLASLSAHQYKVLGLVAEGLLNKQIADRLGVQLRTVKAHMTRIMERLGVRNRAQAIRVLHEMGLSDPSRHIEDAQDA from the coding sequence ATGCCAACCCTGCTTATCGCCGACGACCACCCGCTGTTCCGCGCTGCGCTGCACCGCGCGGCCGAAGAGGCCGTCACCGATCTGCAGATCAGCGAAGCCGATTCGCTGGACAGCGTGCTGGAAACCCTGGAACGCCAGTCGATCGACCTGATGCTGCTGGACCTGCACATGCCGGGCAACCACGGCCTGGCAGGGCTGGCCACCATCCGCGCCCTGCAGCCGGGGCTTGCGATCATCATCGTCTCGGCCAACGAGGAACCGCAGGTCATCCGCCGCGCGATCGATCTGGGCGCCGCCGGCTACCTGCCCAAGAGCTCAGGGCTGAGCGAACTGCAGCTGGCCCTGCAGTCGGTGCTGGAGGGGGAGCGCTGGATTCCCGCGATCCTGCGTGAGCCGGTCGCACGCGTGGCGCCCTTCAGCAAGGATGCCGACCTGGCCGCGCGCCTGGCCAGCCTGTCCGCGCACCAGTACAAGGTACTGGGGCTGGTGGCCGAGGGCCTCCTCAACAAGCAGATCGCCGACCGCCTTGGCGTGCAGCTGCGCACGGTCAAGGCGCACATGACCCGCATCATGGAGCGGCTGGGCGTGCGCAACCGCGCCCAGGCCATTCGTGTGCTGCACGAAATGGGTCTGAGCGACCCTTCGCGGCACATCGAAGACGCGCAGGACGCCTGA
- a CDS encoding YbfB/YjiJ family MFS transporter has product MNQAAVDGNTTPFRVIFAGICALVLTVGLARFAYTPMLPIMKAQAGLDYVAAGWLAAINYAGYMAGTLLAASAGDLRRKYVLYCIGLVVAVASTVAMGLTRDPVAWGVLRFLSGLSSVAGLLLASGLVLNWLLQRGRRPDLGLHFTGMGLGIVVSGAAVVLTLPALTWSGQWIALGVLGLLFFVPAWLWMPAPASAPSTAVAQGAAPPATSAAWMRLLNAAYVCAGFGFVIGATFIVAILEKLPVLQGRGGWVWVVVGVAALPSTFAWDRIARRFGATRALLLAYIMQGIGMLLPAVSSGTAINLLSAALFGATFVGIVSLTLALVGRHVPSNPSKAMARITLGYGVAQIIGPVIAGYMARATGSYQGALLATAVLMGCGALLLYVVDRRERGHA; this is encoded by the coding sequence ATGAACCAAGCTGCTGTTGATGGAAACACCACGCCGTTTCGGGTCATCTTCGCTGGCATCTGCGCGCTGGTGCTGACCGTCGGCCTCGCCCGATTCGCCTACACGCCGATGCTGCCGATCATGAAGGCGCAGGCCGGCCTGGACTACGTCGCCGCCGGTTGGCTGGCTGCCATCAACTACGCCGGCTACATGGCCGGCACGCTGCTGGCGGCATCGGCGGGCGATCTCCGCCGGAAGTACGTGCTCTACTGCATCGGCCTGGTGGTGGCCGTGGCCAGTACCGTGGCCATGGGACTGACCCGCGACCCGGTGGCTTGGGGCGTGCTGCGGTTCCTGTCGGGGCTGTCCAGCGTGGCCGGGCTGCTGCTGGCATCTGGCCTGGTATTGAACTGGCTGCTGCAGCGCGGGCGGCGCCCGGACCTGGGCCTGCACTTTACCGGCATGGGGCTGGGCATCGTGGTGTCCGGTGCGGCGGTGGTGTTGACCCTGCCTGCGCTGACCTGGTCGGGGCAGTGGATCGCCTTGGGCGTGCTGGGCCTGCTGTTCTTCGTGCCGGCCTGGCTGTGGATGCCCGCACCGGCATCCGCGCCCAGCACCGCGGTTGCGCAGGGTGCAGCTCCACCGGCCACGTCCGCCGCGTGGATGCGCCTGCTCAACGCGGCCTATGTCTGCGCGGGCTTCGGCTTCGTCATCGGCGCCACCTTCATCGTCGCCATCCTTGAAAAGCTGCCCGTGCTGCAGGGCAGGGGCGGCTGGGTCTGGGTTGTCGTCGGCGTGGCCGCGCTGCCGTCCACCTTTGCCTGGGACCGCATCGCCCGCCGCTTCGGTGCCACCCGGGCACTGCTGCTGGCCTACATAATGCAGGGCATCGGCATGCTGCTGCCTGCGGTCTCGTCCGGCACGGCCATCAATCTGTTGTCGGCAGCGCTGTTCGGCGCCACCTTCGTCGGCATCGTCAGCCTCACCCTGGCGCTAGTTGGCCGCCATGTGCCGTCCAATCCCTCCAAGGCCATGGCGCGCATCACCCTCGGCTATGGCGTGGCACAGATCATCGGTCCGGTCATCGCCGGGTACATGGCCAGGGCGACCGGCAGCTACCAGGGCGCGCTGCTGGCCACGGCGGTACTGATGGGCTGCGGGGCGCTGCTGCTGTATGTGGTCGATCGCAGGGAGCGCGGTCACGCTTGA
- a CDS encoding LysR family transcriptional regulator: MNLHHLAIFHAIAETGSISAAAIRVRVSQPALSRELKDFEGRLGVVLFERLPRGMRLTEPGKVLHAYSARLFAVADSAQAAMRDFADARAGQLSMGASNTIGTYVLPRFVAQFRTLFPQVGISLFVGNTGQVAQGVTDLRFTVGFVEGPVRVEGVVAEEFSRDELIPVVGAQHPLARRRRAKPADINGLPLLMREPGSGTRELIGELLQQLDVQTGSIVEFGNTEALKQAAIHGGGIAWLPSISVVRDLQDGSLARLPVRALGLQRPLSILRREGAYQVPAVEAFLQRVRKG; encoded by the coding sequence ATGAACCTCCATCACCTGGCCATCTTCCACGCCATCGCCGAGACCGGCAGCATCTCCGCCGCTGCGATCCGCGTGCGCGTGTCCCAACCGGCGCTGTCGAGGGAGCTGAAGGATTTCGAGGGGCGCTTGGGGGTGGTGCTGTTCGAGCGGCTGCCGCGCGGCATGCGGCTGACCGAACCGGGCAAGGTGCTGCATGCCTACTCGGCGCGCTTGTTCGCGGTGGCCGACAGCGCGCAGGCGGCGATGCGTGATTTCGCCGATGCCCGCGCCGGGCAGCTGTCGATGGGCGCCAGCAACACCATCGGCACCTATGTGCTGCCGCGTTTCGTCGCCCAGTTCCGCACGTTGTTCCCGCAGGTGGGTATTTCCCTGTTCGTCGGCAACACCGGACAGGTCGCGCAGGGCGTGACCGACCTGCGCTTCACCGTGGGCTTCGTGGAGGGGCCGGTGCGGGTCGAAGGCGTGGTCGCCGAGGAATTCAGCCGTGATGAGCTGATTCCCGTGGTGGGTGCGCAGCATCCCTTGGCCAGGCGCAGACGCGCCAAACCGGCCGACATCAACGGTCTGCCGCTGCTGATGCGTGAGCCCGGCTCGGGCACCCGCGAGCTGATCGGCGAGCTGCTGCAGCAGCTGGATGTGCAGACCGGCAGCATCGTGGAGTTCGGCAATACCGAGGCGCTGAAGCAGGCCGCGATCCATGGCGGCGGCATCGCCTGGCTGCCCAGCATCAGCGTGGTACGTGACCTGCAGGACGGCAGCCTGGCCCGGCTTCCGGTGCGGGCGCTGGGGCTGCAACGGCCGCTCAGCATCCTGCGCCGCGAGGGGGCCTACCAGGTGCCGGCGGTCGAGGCCTTCCTGCAGAGGGTGCGCAAAGGCTGA
- a CDS encoding response regulator transcription factor, which yields MNTPIRILVVDDHPLLREGLLALLQSSPDMELVAEAGDGVQAVSAYLEHRPDVVLMDLQMPRMDGIEAIARIRATSPEARIIVLTTYSGDAKAVKALHAGASAYLLKDMLRHELLSTIRLVHSGKRVPLPAEVATNIAAHVTHDALSPREIEILVLVAAGSSNKRIGDQLGISEQTVKAHMKNAMSKLGARDRTHAVTLSLQRGILSLGEDSVDQG from the coding sequence ATGAACACCCCGATCCGCATCCTGGTGGTGGACGATCACCCCCTGCTGCGCGAGGGCCTGCTGGCCCTGCTGCAGAGCAGCCCCGACATGGAGCTGGTGGCCGAGGCCGGTGATGGCGTGCAGGCCGTCAGCGCGTACCTGGAACACCGCCCGGACGTGGTACTGATGGACCTGCAGATGCCGCGCATGGATGGCATCGAGGCGATCGCCCGCATCCGCGCCACCTCGCCGGAGGCCCGCATCATCGTGCTGACCACCTACAGCGGCGATGCCAAGGCGGTGAAGGCACTGCACGCCGGTGCAAGCGCCTACCTGCTGAAGGACATGCTGCGCCACGAACTGCTGTCGACCATCCGCCTGGTGCACTCGGGAAAACGCGTGCCGCTGCCGGCCGAGGTGGCGACCAATATCGCCGCGCATGTCACCCACGACGCGCTGTCACCGCGGGAGATCGAGATTCTGGTGCTGGTTGCTGCCGGCAGTTCCAACAAGCGGATTGGCGATCAGCTGGGCATTTCCGAGCAGACCGTGAAAGCCCACATGAAGAACGCCATGAGCAAGCTTGGCGCGCGCGACCGGACCCATGCCGTGACGTTGTCGCTGCAGCGCGGGATCCTCAGCCTGGGCGAGGACAGCGTGGATCAGGGCTGA